The DNA segment TTAGATGACAGCTTATCAGAAATAAAATCAGCAGAAAAGGCATCATTATCCACTCCTTCTTTACCCGTTAGAGAACCCAATAGCAATATGATCTGACCTTCGTTGGTGGCAACGCCGGATATAAGATCCTCTTTTTTGGCCACTCCCACGGTCATGTTATTTACAATAGGATTAGAATTAAAACCGGCATCAAAACAAACCTCGCCTCCAATAACCGGCACTTTCATATTTTCTTCAAAATCCTTAATGCCATTCACCACCTCTGAAAAAAGCCATCGTGCAGTATCTCTTTCTGCATCACCGAACCTCAATGAATCCAGAAATGCAACTGGTTTAGCACCCATAGAAAAAACATCCCGATTTACAATTCTCAAACCCGTTAAAGCACCTAATCGCGGTTGAATTGAACAAGGATGATTATGCGACTCCATCTTGAACACACATACATAACCGTCGCCAATATCAATGGCCCCAGCCGATTCGTCACCGGCTTCAACAATTACATTTTCACCTGATTTGGGCAATTTGCCCAGCCATTTCAAAGAGTTTTTATATGAGGCATGTTCTGTCCACAGACGCGAGAAAATATCCAACTCTAACTCATTGGGTTCTCTTTGTAATATTTCAGAAATTAATTCAAGTTCAGACTGTGTCAGACTTAAATTTTCTGAACTTTTAATATTAGGGTTATGTGTATTCATCATATCTTTTTTTGGTGCTGTATTTACAGATCTATAACTTTACAAAAATATTGTCATATCTTCACATTTTATATGGTACGACATTACAAAAGCACATGTGATTATTGACTTTTTGAAAGTATAAAAAAAATACCTAAGTACAAAAGTGAGCGATGTAAATTGAAAGCAAATATACATTTATAAAATCGGCACAACCACTTGTCTACATCAGATAGGGAAACAGTTATCGAACATATACGACCAGATTACTCATTTACTCTGGTCATTCAGTTTTTGATCAATTATAAAAACAAATTTTTAACACATGCAGACAATTGCGTTCATTACCGGAGCCACTTCCGGAATAGGAGAGGCAACAGCTAAGATGCTTGCCAAACAAGGCTATGATATCATTATTACAGGTAGAAGAGCCGAACGGCTAGAACATCTCAAGAAGAATATTGAAGCTACATTCAACAACTCAGTATTAAGTCTATGTTTTGACATTAGGAACGAAGAAGAAACAACCCAAGCCTTGGCCTCTATTCCGGATGCTTGGAAAAATATTGATATTTTAATAAACAATGCAGGTCTTGCTGCGGGAACCGAAAAAATATATGAAGATGCCTGGGACAAATGGTCACAGATGATTGACACCAATGTAAAAGGATTATTGTTCCTTTCGAAAGAAATTATAAAATGGATGGTCAAAAACCAACATGGCCATATCGTAAACATATCATCCATTGCAGGCATCAATGTTTACGAGGGTGGGAGCATATACTGCGCCTCTAAACATGCTGTGAATGCGATCACCAAGGGGATGCGTGTTGATCTTTTAAAACATAACATCAGAGTCACTTCCATCTCGCCGGGTATGGTAGACACGGAGTTCTCATTGGTTCGATTCGATGGCGATAAAGAAAAGGCTAAAAATGTTTACCAGGGAATCACCCCTTTATCCGCAATAGACATAGCCGAAGCTATTGAGTTTGCCGTAACCCGCCCACCGCATGTAAACATCAACGATATTTTAATTATGCCTAGCCAACAGGCTGATGCATTTAATACATACAGGAAATAGGGTACGACTCGCAGGGCAGTGGTTCTAAGAGGTGAAACCTAAAAAACAATCTCCACCACTGACCCTCCTGTAAGAAAAATACCTAAACTAAGAGCTTGTAATACGACCAGTAAGAATATTCCACATGGCTAAAAAGAAATATTTAATATCGGTTCTAAAACCTTTTTTTAGTTTTTCGCTCATATAAATCCTTTCCGCTTCTATATTACCTGAAGAATCAGGCATTAAAAGGGATACATACGGAGGAATACAACCAGGCTTAAATTTCACCCGTAACTCCTGAACCTCATTAGGGAGTTCTGAAAAACGCGTACGACTTAATGGTCTCACGCCTACCAAAGCAAGCTCCCCTTTAAAAAGATTAACCAGCTGAGGCAATTCATCCAACCAATACTTCCTAAAGAATTTTCCCCACGAAGTAAGGCGAAAATCACCAGCAGGCTTTCCAACAGCGTTATATCCATTTAAACGAACCACATAATCCTGCAGGTATTGCGAATAAGGATGCATTGTCCTAATCTTAAAAACCTTCAATTCTTTTCCTTCACGCCCAACCCTGGTCATGGAAAATAAAAATCCACTGCTACATCCTTCTTGCTTCTCTGGTGCTTTTTTCACCTTCATAGTCATAAAGTAAAGCAGTCCCTCAATTTCTTTAAAGTCTATAATAGAAAATCCTGCATAAACCAAACGACCCAATGCTTCGGCTTTACCAATAAACTTCTTATGCTTTAAACTCTTCAGATATGGATTTTGATCTCTAAAATGCTTATCTTTTTTATTCTTCAAGTCAGCAATAGCGCAACACCCTACAAAAATAGTGGCTTCAGGAATATGGTCATTTAATTGAAATAAATATTGATTAATATTACCTGCTGAGTTAATGGGAGCCACATCCACAATACCCAACAATGGTTTTTCTATTGTATAATAATTTTGAGGACAATATGATTCCTCTACTCTTACTTTATCAGAGTATAAAGGTACAGTTTGAGAGATAAACCCATATACCTTCTTCGACATACGCTTAATCAAATTATTTTTATACATATTGAGCTGTCGCCCCACATGCTCATCTATGGCTTTTAAATTTACACCATTGGAATTGGTTTTTGTAGTTTTTACGTTTTGCATTAAGTAAAAGTAGTTTTATTGGCTCGCTCAAAAATAACAAGATGATTTATATTAATAGGAAAATATTGACATACGGCCTAAAAAAAGTAACGAAGGCATTCTTTGTACATCGTATGTAACGCCCTAGTACGACTGCACTATACAGCTACGAGCCCTACTTTTATTCGATAGGCAAACACGCTTATTTTTTACACAAACGTCATTATCTAAAAGCCACTCCAGCCCCCAAGCTCATGGTTCCGTACTCACCCGGTGCATAACCGGCAAACAACTCTACCATTCCTATTTTCGCTTTCACACCGAAATCCAACGCCATCCTACTGAATTCATACTTTACTGACAGCGGGTTTGTTTCTTCCAAGAGAGCAGCAGGGTCACCCACATAATAATTTCCTTTTAAAGTATAATCAACATTTGAAGAAACATAGCCAAGGCCCATATATGCTGAAAAAACAGGCACATCTATCCCGACTAACAGTTTAGCACTTAAGCCAGTCATCACGCCTTCCAACGACTGACCAGGGCTACCCATATTCGGATAGTCTATCTTTATATCATTTGACATAAAAGCATAAGATCCCCATACAGCCAACGAAAGTACTGGTACATTCGCTAAAACAGGAATATACTCTTTAACACTGTGTTTAAGGCCAACCCCATATTGCGAAACTTCACCCGTATTACCCATATCTAGCTTAGGCATCAACTTCACCCTCAGCTCAGAATTATATGGTAAACCTATTCCACCCGATAGCACAGGAAGTGAGATTCTGTCTTCCCCTTTACCTTTGGGCAATTGTATCTCTCTACCATCTGTTCTATTTCTAATAACAGGGAAGTCAGTGGTTTGACCCGCCATATTGGCGGCTATTGAGAAACTACCATCTTTGAGGATATAATTTTGTTGAAAATCAGGGATCTGATCAATATAATAACCTCTCTGATCAGAAGGAGTAGTTGTTGCTGACATACTCAACGAAATATCAAATCCTAAAAAACGGTGTGTTTTTGCAGTTCGATACCAACCGGAATGCAGATTACCATGCATCATTTCACCCATAGGACTCAGATATTCCATGGCTAAGCCCTGCGAAAGCTCCGGCACCTGAAGAAAAGTAACCACTTCCTTTTGTCCCTTTACAATAGATACACCCACAGCCAACAATAAGAATATGAAAGTTTTTCTCATGGTAGTTCTTTTAGCATTGTTAAATATCCAACTACTGCCTTTATTGTATTAACCAGGCCTTTGCTTCACTTAATGAAATTCTGTCACCTCCTCTATAAGCAACAATGTAACCTTTGGTATTAGATTGTACTAAAGCCTTTTTTGCTGCACTGAAAGTTCCAAACTTTCCAAAACTATACCGATACCAACCGTCACCTTTATTTTCAACAATCGGATATTTTCCAGAATAGACCTGCTTGATACGTGATTCTGAGACAGGAGCCTTATCCGCCATAATCTGCACCGTATAATACACCACTTGCTTCTGCTGCCTGGTCTCCTCAACTAAAGATTCAGCTCTATCTTCTTTTTCAACCGCAAGAACTTCCTTTTCTTCTGACACCAAGAGCAAATCTGTATACACTTTTTCTGTTCCTGAACTTTCTAAAAACCTTCCTTTTTCCTCCTTCACAGGGGTGGGTGCTTGACGAACCACTTTCGCACCTACAGTATCCTGAACAACAGCAGATCCTTTTTTCTGCGTTTGGAGCGCACTTTCTTTTTCTATTAAATCAAGTGCTTGTAGGCAAAACAGCACTGCCTGTTGATATTGAATATTAGAAACATGAATCTGCTCTCCCCCTTTTCTCAATTGGGCGCTTACAAGACTTTTACCTCGCATCTCTTCTGCATGAGATACATACATATCCACAGAATCTTTCAATGCGCTTATCTTTTTATAATACAGACTGTTTGTTTCACCTAAATATTGATTTATATACCGTCCATACACAGTCAGCATACTTTCAAAACCTGTTCGGTAATAATCCTTGGTTTCGAACAACAACCTGCTCACCCGTTTGCCTGCGTATAAATTTTCAGAAAGTTCAACATAAGTAAGACCTTGTCTGAATAAACTATCCTTAGGGTAAACGAAATCAGCAAACAATATTTCATTGCCCTGGGCAATATAAGAATGTGCTTTTAAAATTTTTGACATATCACTTTCAGATACCACTGAGTGCGTTCTCTCCATCATATTCTGCGCATTTATACCACAAAATAAAAACAAAAGCACAACCAGCATTCTGAATCGGAAAAAATCCATCACATATGTATTAACAAAAATTTCAAAGCACAATTCTATCCCTTACAATAACTACCTAAAACTCAAACCAAACCCAGCAGTAATCGCACTATATTCACCTAAAGTATAATCAGCATGCAAAGCAATTACTCCCAGACGAATTCGCATACCCACATTGGCATCAAAGGAACTGGTTGAATAACCCAATTTAATAGGGTCTTTCAGAACAACAGGAATATCATCACCTACGTTGTAGGTACCTAACAAATTAAAATCACTGTTTGATTTTCCATATCCCATGCCGGCATAAAAAGCAACAACAGGAAGGTTGGCTCCCACAATCAAACGCGTACTTAAACCACCAGCTGATATTTCCAGTTTTCCGTCAGGGCCACCATCTTCTATATCTATCTCACTTGAGAAATGGGTATAAGCCACCAAAGCCGAGACATTTAAAATGGGAATATGCTTTACTCCCGGAATATAATCCTTGATATCCTTTTGAACCCCCAATCCCCAAAGACCTACCTTACCAGCATCTTCAATATCGATCTCTGGAATAAAGCGACCTTTTAACTCAAAACCCATCGGAAGACCAACACCAGCTGTAACCATTGGAATCGGAAGAAAGTCCATTCCGGTACCATTGGGCATGGTAATTTCTGACAAGCCAGTGGCCTTATCTGTTAAAACAGGCAGATTCTCCATATCTCCAGATACGGTGGGAGAAATAGAATTATTAGGATTTTTCAGTTCAAATTCTTGTAAGTTATCCTCATATTTAGCAATATCAAAGGTGGCTGCACTGGAAGGAGCTTGTATTAAACTAGCTGTAACAGTCAGATCAAAGCCAAACAATTTATGAGGTTTAGCCGAATTATACCAGCCATTGTTCATACCCTTTCCTAACATTTCACCAAAGGGCTTTAAATACGGTTTCGCCAACACATTGGCATCATGAGCACCTGCCTTCAAAAAATCAACCACGTCCTCCTGCGCCATCGCATTGAACGAGACCAACGCAATCATTATCAATAAATAAATCTTTTTCATAATAAAAATGTATGTGTATTGTGTATTTTAATTTGCACTCATTTCTTCAGCCCTACTCATTGAAATTCTCATTTCATTTAGATAGGCAACAACAAACCCTTGAACTCCAGATCTATCTTTCATGGTATTAGCTTCTTCGATGCTCGTGAATTTACCAAAACTATATTTAACCAAGCCATCCACCTCATGTTTAATCACTTCAAAAGGTCCATCATATAAAGAAAGTAACTTTTCCTTAGGTACTGGTTGCTCTTCAGCCAAAAACTGCACCGTAAAATAAAGGCCTGGCACCTTTTCTTGAACCACCTTGTCCTCTAATAGTTCATTTTCGCCATCCACCAATGTTGACTCTGCAGCTACAGCAGAAGCCGTAACAAGCGCTGTATCCGCAGTCATTATCAAGCTTGTATCCTGAAAAGCTATACTATCAACTCTACTTAGGGTATCAGATAAACTTAAAGAGTGACTTCCTATGGAATCAAGAAGTAAAGAATCCGACACGATACCCGCAGAAGAACCCGCCAATATTAAAAGAGTATCCGACGTAACTACCATAGAATCTTCAATTGGCACTACTGCATTCTCTTCCTCGGTATCTACCGAATGTATATACCCGGTTGCTTTGGCTAATATTTCGATTGCCTTTCCCTCTTTTTCATTGGCTTCCAACAATAAAGGCGCTGCCTTATTGGCATTAGAATAGTTAATCGATTTCCTTCGAAGTTTTCTACCTCCTCTAAATTCATCTTTGGCATCGGCTAAAAACGTTTCTATGTTTGCATCAAAGCTTCCCGCTTTCAGTCCTTTAGAAACCACTCTTTTAAAAACATAATATTTCTTTCCGTATCCCTCTTTATAATAAGATGAAGAGCCTACCAAAATTTTATTCGTCTTCTTGTTCAACCTCCTTATTTTACCTTTTCTCTTTTTTCCTTCGGCTTCTATTTCCTCAATTTCACGGGTATACTTTTCCGTTTTTGCTACAATGGCATCCCCTTTTTTAATTTTTTTCTCCGCACGATCGATCTTTCTATTATCACGTGGACTAAGCACTTCTGTATTTTGTCCTCCTACAATCATATTCAATCCACAAAGAAGCAAAACACCCAAAATTACTATTTTCATACACTATAAGTTATTTAATGAGAGACTATCAAAACACTACATTTAAGACAAACACCTCAAAAAAAGGCATCTTCAAACAATTCGCTGTCTCTACCACAAAATGTTCGATTCTTTCTACTATAAAAGATGAATGGATGTTACACTTAAGTTTCATTTTAAAGGAAAATTCACCATAAATTAATAAAACAAACGCTTCAAAAGCATAATATACGTCCCCAATACTCACCCCAACTATCCAATAGTAATAATTATCATTGTTTACAAAGCAAACACCCCTTATTTTTATACCCATTTAACATTTCAACACCAACTTTACCAATAAACGATATCGTCATTGCAATAATAATCACTCAAAATAAACACTTGCACTTAAATTCGATGCTCCAATCTGACAAGCAAGAAGATAAGCTCACTCATCAATAAATTACGTCAAACCATTTAAAAATAAATTTAAACCAATGAAACCAAGTTTATTTATTAGTTGTTTACTTTGCATTTCCATATTTATGGACAGTTGTAATCAGAAAAGTACTATGAACACCAATCCATTATTAGAAGAATTTAGCACGGTGCACAATACACCACCGTTTGATCAAATCCAATCCAGCCATTATCTACCGGCTTTTAAAGAAGCTATTATCAAGGCCAAGGCAGACATTGACAAGATTGTGAGCTCCACAGAAGAGCCTACATTTGAGAACACTATTTTAGCACTGGAATATGCTGGAAAACAATTAAACGACGTGTCCAACATATTCTTTAACATAAACTCGGCAGAAACCAACGAAGAAATTCAAGCCATCGCTCGCGAAGTATCTCCCTTGTTAACAGAATATTCCAATGACATTGTACTGAACGAGACCTTATTTAGGAAAGTAAAAACAGTATACGACTCTCGCAACAAGCTAAATTTAAACGAAGAACAATTAAAACTTTTAGAAGATTCTTACAAAGGCTTCGAAAGAAAAGGTG comes from the Saccharicrinis fermentans DSM 9555 = JCM 21142 genome and includes:
- a CDS encoding SDR family NAD(P)-dependent oxidoreductase; this translates as MQTIAFITGATSGIGEATAKMLAKQGYDIIITGRRAERLEHLKKNIEATFNNSVLSLCFDIRNEEETTQALASIPDAWKNIDILINNAGLAAGTEKIYEDAWDKWSQMIDTNVKGLLFLSKEIIKWMVKNQHGHIVNISSIAGINVYEGGSIYCASKHAVNAITKGMRVDLLKHNIRVTSISPGMVDTEFSLVRFDGDKEKAKNVYQGITPLSAIDIAEAIEFAVTRPPHVNINDILIMPSQQADAFNTYRK
- a CDS encoding sugar transferase, whose protein sequence is MQNVKTTKTNSNGVNLKAIDEHVGRQLNMYKNNLIKRMSKKVYGFISQTVPLYSDKVRVEESYCPQNYYTIEKPLLGIVDVAPINSAGNINQYLFQLNDHIPEATIFVGCCAIADLKNKKDKHFRDQNPYLKSLKHKKFIGKAEALGRLVYAGFSIIDFKEIEGLLYFMTMKVKKAPEKQEGCSSGFLFSMTRVGREGKELKVFKIRTMHPYSQYLQDYVVRLNGYNAVGKPAGDFRLTSWGKFFRKYWLDELPQLVNLFKGELALVGVRPLSRTRFSELPNEVQELRVKFKPGCIPPYVSLLMPDSSGNIEAERIYMSEKLKKGFRTDIKYFFLAMWNILTGRITSS
- a CDS encoding DUF6588 family protein, yielding MRKTFIFLLLAVGVSIVKGQKEVVTFLQVPELSQGLAMEYLSPMGEMMHGNLHSGWYRTAKTHRFLGFDISLSMSATTTPSDQRGYYIDQIPDFQQNYILKDGSFSIAANMAGQTTDFPVIRNRTDGREIQLPKGKGEDRISLPVLSGGIGLPYNSELRVKLMPKLDMGNTGEVSQYGVGLKHSVKEYIPVLANVPVLSLAVWGSYAFMSNDIKIDYPNMGSPGQSLEGVMTGLSAKLLVGIDVPVFSAYMGLGYVSSNVDYTLKGNYYVGDPAALLEETNPLSVKYEFSRMALDFGVKAKIGMVELFAGYAPGEYGTMSLGAGVAFR
- a CDS encoding SPOR domain-containing protein, whose product is MMERTHSVVSESDMSKILKAHSYIAQGNEILFADFVYPKDSLFRQGLTYVELSENLYAGKRVSRLLFETKDYYRTGFESMLTVYGRYINQYLGETNSLYYKKISALKDSVDMYVSHAEEMRGKSLVSAQLRKGGEQIHVSNIQYQQAVLFCLQALDLIEKESALQTQKKGSAVVQDTVGAKVVRQAPTPVKEEKGRFLESSGTEKVYTDLLLVSEEKEVLAVEKEDRAESLVEETRQQKQVVYYTVQIMADKAPVSESRIKQVYSGKYPIVENKGDGWYRYSFGKFGTFSAAKKALVQSNTKGYIVAYRGGDRISLSEAKAWLIQ
- a CDS encoding DUF6588 family protein, which gives rise to MKKIYLLIMIALVSFNAMAQEDVVDFLKAGAHDANVLAKPYLKPFGEMLGKGMNNGWYNSAKPHKLFGFDLTVTASLIQAPSSAATFDIAKYEDNLQEFELKNPNNSISPTVSGDMENLPVLTDKATGLSEITMPNGTGMDFLPIPMVTAGVGLPMGFELKGRFIPEIDIEDAGKVGLWGLGVQKDIKDYIPGVKHIPILNVSALVAYTHFSSEIDIEDGGPDGKLEISAGGLSTRLIVGANLPVVAFYAGMGYGKSNSDFNLLGTYNVGDDIPVVLKDPIKLGYSTSSFDANVGMRIRLGVIALHADYTLGEYSAITAGFGLSFR